Genomic DNA from Fusarium keratoplasticum isolate Fu6.1 chromosome 2, whole genome shotgun sequence:
ATAGCTAGGCATGTTCTTGCAATAGTAGGTTTGCATATAATGGCGATATCCCCACCCGCATCGTGCCACTAGGCTTGTGTCGAGCCAACCCACATCCCGACGAATCAGTAGCTTTTGCGTAAGCTATGCTTAACCTCAACTTAAAGCGACCAAAAAGGACGCGTCACTGCCGAAGAGAATATCCTAAACGTCAAGGGTGTGAAACTCATTGTTTCGGGACGGCCCGAGGTGGTGCAAACACTGGAAAGGGGACACAACATATGGTTCGACCAGGAGCAGGGTTCATAAGATGGAGAGATCAGTCCTTCTCATTCAACCGACAAGAAGTCTAGGAAATATGAGAGTAGAAACCTCGTGTTCTTGGTATGATCTAGAACGGCGACATGTCCAAGCCAAAGCGAAAACGATGACCTGGTTTTCCCGCTCGAAATTCAAATCAGTGTCAAAGTCCTCCTCTCAGATCGCTCAACAATATCAACACATTTCTTCTCCGCCTTTGTGTCCGAGCCGCTAATAACGAAAACACCCACTCGCCTGTACACGCTATCTCCTGTGCCTTCTACAGGATATATGACCAGGCCTTCTTTCTGTACCCATGCAGTTTCGGGCCGGGTACTTGAAGTCAGCAGCAAGCCGAgtttctccatctcaacTATTCACCAAGGTTAGTATTATAATGTCTAGAAATCCAAGAGCTGTGTTGCATACCATTCTCCTTGGCCGGCGTAAAGTCCAGCAGAGCGTGCGCCACATAATCGCCATCCGGTTCGGTGCGGATGTTCCATCTCCGAGTATTATCATTGCTAGAACCTCCACGTGAGAAGACAGTACCATCTAGAGACATGAAGAAACCGTCGAGTCTGAGAAATCCAGAGCGTACAGCGCCGAATGGATTGCGGACTTTATCGACGATGTCTATGCCAACGTCAAGCAGCTCGAATTGCGCATCCCCATCATCTACCGGTATGGCTAAGGACCAAGGCAAGAAATCGGTTCTACCATCTCTCAAAGAAAGGGGACTCCAAGATGGCGCCAAAGACTTTGTCCGTAGATTGTTGAGGAGATGGGATAAGCTCGGTCGGTCTTGATCGACATCTTTTTCTGGGCTGTCCAACGTGCAACTCCACATGAGACCAGTTCTCAAGTGAGTATCCCAGATACCAGCAAGATAGCGTGCACCGCTCGAGTCTGCTACCCATCTCGCAAGGCCTGCGAGCGCAGGGAGATGATCTGTTTCGTTCGTCAATTGGCGCTGGCGATACTCATAAAGGACCTTGTGCCAGAATTCCCCAAGTTTTTCCAGGGTGGCTTTCCACTCATCCTTGTCTATCACAAACGAGACAAGACCTGGACCAATGGTTGAGATACCGTCTTCGCTCTGTGTCGAAGTGTTGCTATCGCCATTCCACGAAAAGTGCGTGCCGGCTCGACCGACAAAGAGTCTCCTTTTAGACAGGTGGAACTCTTGAAACGTCCAGCCTCTTGTGAGCCATGATGCTGTGAAAATGTCGAGATCCTGGAAAAGATTGGCGCATCGGATACCATCGTCGATCATCTCGATGGCTGTTGGGAGTTTGACCTCGCCCCTTAGGACCATGCTGTAAGAGCCTTTGATATTAGGCGCGGACAGAGATTGATAGTCGACAGTTACGGTGGGCAGCCGCCTTGCGAGGAAGCTCTGGTTGCATGAAGATGATCCGAGAG
This window encodes:
- a CDS encoding HET domain-containing protein; translation: MLCERCDQLRLDNLEKTHASCSSEGGKRVVDYRAFQDFAYSFVDRAPGFPFLEASEKVGYYDGEVKVRYRYLLQDAYIQGPKYPGALVVNVEPDDPSQQELGNVYVFSIHSNRECVQEWLQTIPWPERDALSEKSLEFINECLETPLRSEPDIDKDFNPTRLLDLGEGENPTIRLIITKDIKKQLKYAALSYCWGPPEIAKHQSITTAESLDSRLKHISLEELSPVIQDTIRFCRGIRDPIRYLWVDALCIIQRDGQDWQTESGLMSLIYKNAFVTPCSLGSSSCNQSFLARRLPTVTVDYQSLSAPNIKGSYSMVLRGEVKLPTAIEMIDDGIRCANLFQDLDIFTASWLTRGWTFQEFHLSKRRLFVGRAGTHFSWNGDSNTSTQSEDGISTIGPGLVSFVIDKDEWKATLEKLGEFWHKVLYEYRQRQLTNETDHLPALAGLARWVADSSGARYLAGIWDTHLRTGLMWSCTLDSPEKDVDQDRPSLSHLLNNLRTKSLAPSWSPLSLRDGRTDFLPWSLAIPVDDGDAQFELLDVGIDIVDKVRNPFGAVRSGFLRLDGFFMSLDGTVFSRGGSSNDNTRRWNIRTEPDGDYVAHALLDFTPAKENVEMEKLGLLLTSSTRPETAWVQKEGLVIYPVEGTGDSVYRRVGVFVISGSDTKAEKKCVDIVERSERRTLTLI